The following are encoded together in the Gammaproteobacteria bacterium genome:
- a CDS encoding proline--tRNA ligase: MRTSHYLLATLRETPADAEVISHQLMMRAGMIRKLAAGLYSWMPLGLRVLRKVERIVREEMDRSGAQEVLMPAVQPAELWQESGRWDQMGEEMLRLKDRHQRDFCIGPTHEEVITDIIRNEIRSYKQLPANFYQIQTKFRDERRPRFGVMRAREFLMKDAYSFHIDDASLQQTYQVMYNTYTRIFTRLGLEFRAVLADTGAIGGSASHEFHVLAQSGEDAIAFSSESDYAANVELAEAVAPKGARLVAGAAMQEVATPGQHSIAEICDFLKVVPQKTVKTLLVQGVNKTVVALVLRGDHELNTIKVEKLPQVASPLTFATPEQVRAAAGCDAGSVGPVSLQIPVIADRTAAQLTDFVCGANQNGVHLTGVNWGRDLPEPQVADLRNVVEGDPSPDGKGVLSIKRGIEVGHIFQLGRKYSEAMKAAVLDEGGKSVVMTMGCYGIGVSRVVAAAIEQNYDDRGIIWPHAIAPFEVVLLPMNAHKSQRLREAADKLYQELLVVGIDVLLDDRRERPGVMFADMELIGIPHRLVFSERGLDSGMIEYKGRRDAESREIPLDQVIAFIKSQLR; encoded by the coding sequence ATGCGCACATCACATTATTTATTGGCCACCCTTCGCGAGACGCCGGCGGATGCCGAGGTCATCAGTCACCAGTTGATGATGCGGGCAGGTATGATCCGCAAGCTTGCCGCCGGATTGTATAGCTGGATGCCTCTGGGTTTGCGCGTGTTGCGCAAGGTTGAGCGCATCGTGCGCGAGGAGATGGACCGTTCCGGCGCGCAAGAAGTGTTAATGCCCGCCGTGCAGCCAGCCGAGTTGTGGCAGGAATCCGGCCGCTGGGATCAAATGGGTGAAGAGATGCTGCGCCTGAAGGATCGCCATCAACGTGACTTCTGCATTGGCCCCACTCATGAAGAAGTGATCACCGATATCATCCGCAACGAAATTCGCAGCTATAAACAGCTGCCCGCCAATTTCTATCAGATTCAAACAAAATTCCGTGATGAGCGTCGTCCACGTTTCGGTGTGATGCGTGCCCGTGAATTTTTGATGAAGGATGCCTATTCCTTTCATATTGATGATGCCTCGTTGCAACAGACCTATCAGGTGATGTACAACACCTATACACGCATCTTCACGCGGCTTGGTCTGGAGTTTCGTGCCGTGCTGGCGGACACCGGCGCCATTGGTGGCAGCGCCTCTCATGAGTTTCATGTGCTGGCGCAATCCGGCGAAGATGCCATCGCCTTCAGTAGCGAAAGTGATTATGCCGCCAATGTTGAATTGGCCGAAGCGGTAGCGCCGAAAGGCGCACGGTTAGTGGCTGGTGCCGCGATGCAGGAAGTGGCAACGCCCGGGCAGCACAGCATTGCCGAGATTTGTGATTTTCTTAAAGTAGTACCACAGAAAACCGTCAAGACCTTGCTGGTGCAAGGCGTCAACAAAACAGTTGTTGCGCTGGTGTTACGTGGCGATCACGAGCTCAACACCATCAAGGTAGAAAAATTGCCGCAAGTAGCGAGTCCGCTGACCTTTGCTACCCCCGAACAAGTGCGCGCCGCCGCAGGTTGCGATGCTGGCAGTGTTGGGCCCGTCAGCTTGCAGATTCCTGTGATCGCCGACCGTACTGCGGCACAACTAACCGATTTTGTCTGCGGCGCCAATCAAAACGGTGTCCATCTTACTGGCGTCAATTGGGGGCGAGATTTGCCGGAGCCGCAAGTTGCTGATCTACGGAATGTGGTCGAAGGTGATCCGAGCCCGGATGGTAAGGGCGTATTGTCGATCAAACGCGGGATTGAAGTCGGTCATATTTTCCAGTTGGGCCGCAAATACAGTGAAGCGATGAAGGCCGCCGTTTTGGACGAAGGCGGCAAGTCAGTTGTGATGACCATGGGTTGTTACGGGATTGGCGTGTCGCGTGTTGTTGCAGCGGCCATTGAACAAAATTACGATGATCGCGGGATTATCTGGCCACACGCGATTGCACCGTTCGAGGTGGTGTTGTTGCCGATGAATGCGCACAAATCCCAGCGGCTGCGTGAGGCGGCGGATAAACTCTATCAAGAGTTATTAGTGGTAGGTATTGATGTGCTGCTGGATGACCGCCGCGAACGTCCGGGCGTGATGTTTGCCGATATGGAACTGATCGGTATTCCGCATCGTCTGGTGTTCAGTGAACGCGGTCTTGATAGCGGCATGATCGAATACAAGGGGCGTCGTGATGCCGAGAGTCGGGAAATTCCGCTGGATCAGGTGATTGCATTTATCAAATCACAATTACGGTAG
- a CDS encoding aspartate ammonia-lyase — protein sequence MGNKIQFRTEKDSLGEVQVPAEAWYGGQTARAIHNFPISGRGPDVDFIYAHVQIKRAAAVANHQPKWLDEKRMKAIVEACDKILACQYLDQFVVDRFQAGAGTSHNMNSNEVIANLANVALGGKKGVYDPINPNDHVNMGQSTNDTIPTAIRLAALAKLPRLVQAVQQMADEYDRIAVAEADTVKSGRTHLQDAVPTTIGREFGAYAWTLRRAANNIENCRDPLCEIGLGGSAAGTGLNTSPDYPARVAAELARLTGEKIRPANMAAQMQSMHDVQRLSSAIRDLALELIRISNDMRLLCSGPRTGIGEIMLPPVQPGSSIMPGKVNPVMFEMLNQVCFQILGQDAAISTMTQAGQLELNVMMPALGSALFDSMGWLTNAIKATTEFNLKGLKVDRERCREFLHASVGLATLLNTRIGYAKAAEVAKASEKSGRPVRDIVAEQGLMSADEFDAIVLKAARDGKED from the coding sequence GTGGGTAACAAAATACAGTTTCGGACCGAAAAAGACAGCCTGGGTGAAGTGCAGGTACCGGCCGAGGCCTGGTACGGCGGCCAGACCGCACGCGCTATCCATAATTTCCCCATCAGTGGCCGTGGCCCGGACGTCGATTTTATTTATGCCCATGTCCAGATTAAACGTGCCGCCGCTGTTGCCAATCATCAGCCGAAGTGGCTGGATGAAAAACGGATGAAGGCCATTGTCGAAGCCTGCGACAAAATTCTCGCTTGTCAATATCTTGATCAATTCGTTGTCGACCGGTTTCAGGCGGGGGCCGGTACCAGTCACAACATGAACAGCAATGAAGTGATCGCCAATCTCGCCAACGTTGCCTTGGGTGGCAAAAAGGGCGTTTACGATCCCATCAACCCCAATGATCACGTCAACATGGGGCAAAGTACCAACGACACCATCCCCACCGCGATTCGTCTCGCGGCATTGGCCAAGTTGCCACGCCTGGTACAGGCCGTACAACAAATGGCGGATGAATACGACCGTATTGCCGTTGCCGAGGCCGATACCGTCAAGAGTGGCCGTACCCATTTACAAGACGCGGTGCCGACCACGATTGGTCGCGAATTCGGCGCCTATGCCTGGACACTACGCCGCGCCGCCAACAACATAGAAAACTGCCGTGATCCGTTGTGTGAGATTGGTCTTGGTGGCAGCGCCGCAGGCACAGGCTTGAATACCTCGCCGGATTATCCGGCACGTGTTGCCGCAGAATTGGCCAGACTTACGGGTGAAAAGATTCGTCCCGCGAACATGGCGGCACAGATGCAATCGATGCACGACGTACAGCGTTTGTCATCTGCCATTCGCGATTTAGCACTGGAGCTGATACGCATCAGTAATGATATGCGCCTGCTGTGTTCGGGGCCGCGCACTGGTATTGGTGAAATCATGTTGCCGCCGGTACAGCCCGGATCCAGCATCATGCCCGGCAAGGTCAATCCCGTAATGTTTGAAATGCTCAATCAAGTCTGCTTCCAGATTCTCGGGCAGGATGCTGCTATTTCTACGATGACACAGGCAGGGCAGTTGGAACTCAATGTCATGATGCCAGCGTTGGGTTCGGCGCTGTTTGACAGCATGGGCTGGCTCACCAATGCCATCAAGGCGACGACTGAATTTAATCTCAAGGGATTGAAGGTTGACCGAGAGCGCTGCCGCGAATTTCTTCATGCCAGTGTTGGGCTAGCAACACTGCTCAACACACGCATCGGCTATGCCAAGGCCGCAGAAGTGGCGAAGGCCTCGGAGAAAAGCGGTCGCCCGGTGCGCGATATCGTCGCCGAGCAAGGCTTGATGAGCGCGGATGAGTTCGATGCTATCGTTTTAAAGGCGGCGCGTGATGGGAAAGAAGATTAA
- a CDS encoding carboxylating nicotinate-nucleotide diphosphorylase: MTLPSSIVNVVRYALQEDIGSGDLTAALIPVDAVSSAWVITREPAVIAGRPWFEEVFHQLDARVKIEWLVAEGDRVAANQRLCNLHGPARALLTGERTALNFLQTLSATATEARRYADCVADSGVKILDTRKTLPGLRDAQKYAVRCGGCHNHRHGLYDGVLIKENHILAAGSITRAITQVRPYGQGKAVEVEVETLAELQEALAAGADIIMLDNFTLEQIREAVMITAGRAKLEVSGGVSFEQLPVLAATGVDFISIGGLTKHVRAIDLSMRFDTGQG; encoded by the coding sequence ATGACATTACCTTCAAGTATCGTGAATGTCGTGCGTTATGCCTTACAGGAAGATATTGGTAGTGGCGATTTGACCGCAGCGCTGATTCCTGTCGATGCGGTGAGTTCGGCCTGGGTGATTACGCGCGAACCGGCGGTGATCGCAGGGCGGCCTTGGTTTGAAGAGGTATTCCATCAGCTCGATGCACGCGTCAAGATAGAATGGTTGGTGGCAGAGGGTGACCGGGTTGCTGCCAATCAACGTTTGTGTAACCTGCACGGCCCAGCACGAGCCTTGTTGACGGGCGAGCGTACCGCGCTTAATTTTTTGCAAACGCTTTCCGCCACCGCCACCGAAGCGCGTCGCTATGCCGATTGTGTGGCGGATAGTGGCGTGAAAATTCTCGATACCCGCAAGACTTTGCCGGGACTGCGCGATGCGCAGAAGTACGCTGTGCGTTGTGGTGGGTGCCACAATCATCGCCACGGCCTCTATGACGGCGTATTGATCAAGGAAAATCACATCCTGGCCGCAGGTTCGATCACGCGGGCGATCACTCAGGTGCGGCCTTATGGCCAGGGTAAGGCGGTGGAAGTCGAGGTTGAAACCCTGGCCGAGTTACAGGAGGCCCTGGCTGCGGGCGCGGATATCATCATGCTCGATAACTTCACTCTGGAGCAGATTCGCGAGGCAGTGATGATCACCGCCGGGCGCGCCAAGTTGGAGGTTTCCGGTGGTGTGTCTTTTGAGCAATTGCCGGTGCTGGCGGCGACAGGTGTCGATTTCATTTCTATAGGCGGCCTGACCAAGCATGTTCGGGCCATCGATTTATCCATGCGCTTCGATACTGGCCAGGGTTAA
- the wrbA gene encoding NAD(P)H:quinone oxidoreductase produces the protein MSEILVLYYSRDGSLSKMAQLVARGVEEAGLQARLRTVPRVSTVCEAVEDSIPDSGAPYVTQDDLRECVGLALGSPGYFGNMAAPVKYFLDNTTPLWLSGALVGKPAAVFTSTGTLHGGQESVLLSMLPPLLHHGMIVVGLSYSETDLSTTTSGGTPYGATHVAGVDGKRSITEEEMRLCRALGKRLAQVAIKLS, from the coding sequence ATGAGTGAAATTTTAGTTTTGTATTACAGCCGTGATGGATCACTTAGCAAGATGGCGCAACTTGTGGCGCGTGGTGTGGAAGAGGCGGGCTTGCAAGCGCGGTTGCGCACTGTGCCAAGAGTCTCAACAGTGTGTGAGGCCGTTGAAGACAGCATTCCCGATAGCGGTGCACCTTATGTCACGCAGGATGACTTGCGCGAGTGTGTCGGCTTGGCATTGGGAAGTCCCGGTTATTTCGGCAACATGGCGGCGCCGGTCAAATATTTCCTCGATAACACGACACCGCTGTGGTTGAGTGGTGCATTAGTTGGCAAACCAGCGGCCGTGTTTACCTCCACCGGCACATTGCATGGGGGCCAGGAAAGTGTACTGCTCAGCATGCTGCCGCCTTTATTGCATCACGGCATGATTGTGGTGGGATTGTCTTATAGCGAAACTGATTTATCCACGACTACCAGCGGCGGTACGCCTTATGGCGCAACGCATGTCGCAGGTGTGGATGGGAAACGATCTATTACTGAAGAAGAAATGCGCCTGTGCCGGGCGTTGGGGAAGCGGTTGGCTCAAGTAGCAATAAAATTGTCTTAA
- a CDS encoding acylphosphatase yields MKRCVRFLVSGKVQGVWYRAGAQEQALAFGITGYARNLPTGQVEILACGDDDPLTKLEAWLWQGPAKATVSEVTRNEVKFRDLPDFRTG; encoded by the coding sequence ATGAAGCGCTGTGTCAGGTTTCTTGTTTCCGGCAAGGTACAAGGCGTTTGGTACCGTGCTGGCGCCCAAGAGCAAGCGCTGGCATTCGGCATCACCGGTTATGCACGCAACCTGCCGACAGGACAAGTTGAAATCCTGGCCTGTGGCGACGATGACCCGTTGACCAAATTGGAGGCCTGGCTATGGCAAGGTCCAGCCAAGGCGACAGTTTCTGAAGTAACGCGCAATGAAGTGAAATTTCGCGACTTACCTGACTTTCGCACAGGTTAG